The region CACAGTGTCCTCTTCTCCCCATTTGCCCCAACACATTGGTGCCCCACCCAGGAGGGGTCACAAGGCTGGGGGGAAGTCAACTGACCTTTTAACTTCAGACCAGGACCCTTTCCCAGACCCTCCTCCTCTCCATAGGATGACAGTCTGGAAGGTGTTGAGAAACAGAAGTGAAACTTCATCAAGTGAGTTGCCATGTCCAGGGTCCTGGGCCAGGGCGTGGGTGCAGCTTCTGAGAGCACTGCATGAGCCCTGCCCAAGGGCCCTGCGGCGTGCTGTGGCTGTACTCAGCTGGTACAAAGACCAAGAAATATCTCGTACACCTGCCGcacccccaggcctgggcagggcaggtggaTCTGGCGTCAGGCTGTTTTGACTCAGCTGGCTGCAATCAATTCAGCAGGTGTCAGCAACTGTCGGATGAACAGGTGAACCTCACTTGGGTTCAAGCTCAGCTGGGCAGCTCAGcacctgtgtggccttgggggCACTGCTTTTCTCTTGAAGTGTTCCCTTTGTCATCCATCAGAAGAGACCAGCAGAGACCTGCTAGGGCTCTTCATTCAGTCATTTCAGTCTTTTAGTTTTAAACCTTTATCATAAAGTAAATAGATgcaaaaaccacacaaaacaaatgggttttttaaaaatatatattttattgattttttacagagaggaagggagagggatagagagttagaaacatcaatcagctgcctcctgcaccctccctcccctcccccaccactggatatgtgcctgcaaccaaggtacatgcccttgactggaatcgaacctgggacccttcagtccgcaagctgaagctctatccactgagccgaaccggtcaGGGCGcaaatgggcattttaatgaaTTATCTTAAGACAAACACCTTGTAACCATTACCAAAGTGAATAAACTAGAACTTTCCAAGCACATATCTCCCCAACGCCCTCCAGGTGCCCCTTTCCCACCGAGCCCTCTCATTGCCTCTTCAGTTGACCAGCAGGTCAGACTTTGTAATTTTCTTGCAATGCTTTGTTTTACCACCTACTAGTACGTGTGTATCTCTAGCGACTATGGTTTAGACTTGCCCATTAAAAAGAATAGATATCTCTCTAAAGTCACTTGGAATCAATAGGTCCCCCTCTGCCCTTTACTTCCTTACAAGCTATTTGTTGAAGGACTCCGCTGTTGGGCCTGCAGAGTTCCCCACAGTCGGGATTGTGCTGACTTCATCCTCAGGGTGCAGGTCAGCATGTTCCTCTGTCTTCTGTGCTTTCTGCTACTTGGCAGCTGGCTTGACCGGACTCAGGGTCTGCACCTGTGGCGAGATCCTCGGTGGGCTTGTATTGGGCGGCACTTCATGTCAGGTGATCCCTCTTTCTGTCAATATCAATTACCAATATCAATTGGTCAATATTGCGGGGCCCTGGTCAATATCAATTACCAATAGTCCATCAATTCAGTGGGGGTTGTAAGTGGCAACATTCCAATCTCATCCTTCTTTTTTCGTCTAACGATTGGAAAGAGACTTTTAAGAGGagatgctcccccccccccccccccagttactTTGTCACTCCGTGGCGTGGTTCACATAGGAAAGGCAGGACACCTGCCAAAGGCTTTCCGTCTATTTACTAGTTTGTAAGAAAATCAATTGCTTCTTTACCATCCTTTTAAGGAGACCATTACATTTCTTTTCAATATCATTATGAACTCTCGGATTTAAACACATCTGATGGGCCACAGTTGATTACAAGCATTGTTTATTCTGAAGCTCAAATGGCCCCATTTTATTGTGCCACACCAGTGAGCACTTTTGGTATAACCTAGCGGTCTCTGAGCGCTGCTCTCGTACATTTTCTGCTCTAGACCTGGAATCAGCCTTTCCCTCAAgaaagacttttatttatttatattttttaagaaaagtgggAGAGAGCCACCATCACTGACAGCCAAGCCCCACAGCAGCTCAGCGTTGGGCCAGGATCACCTAGCGTGAACGTCTGTGTCCGTGAGGAGAATGGCATCTCAAGACGAACCAGCCAGGAATAGTCCGAGGGCAGGAAACTTCACGCTTCGATCTCGCGGAGGACCCGTCaaccaggagggagaggaggtggaggaggtcgGCTTCCCCAGCCCTGCGCTCATCTCATTGAACAGCGGCAGCCACGGGCACGGGATGGTGGAGCTGCGGGGCATCTTTTGGTCTTTCTGCTCGTGGCTGCAGCCAGACAAGCACAGTAAGCAGGAGATGATTTACCAACTGTTAGTGGAGCAGTTCCTGCTCAACAGGCCTAGCAGCGAGAGGGCCGCCTGGCAGGAAAAGTGGGAGTCGAGTGGCAGAGACATGGAGGCGTTCATAGAGCACCTGGGGGATGAggacctgaggtcccccagcatGGTCCATGTCAGCATGGGGGAGCAGGAAGCCCTGTTCTCAGAGAACATGCCCATAGGACAGGTCCTGGCCCACCTCCAGGAGCAGCGCTCAGCCGCCGCCGCCagggggaccccctccccgaCTCCCCCAGAGACACCCCGACCAGCAGCACCAGGAGATGCAGATGAAGATGGCAACAACCTTTCCAGTCCAGACCACCAACCCCGCTTTATGCTCGTCCCGGAGGAAGAGAGTCCTCAGGGCCCCGCAGAGAGCAAGGTGTCTGGGGAGAGTCCACGCAGCTCCGGTTCAGCAAGTCCGGGCGCCCCCACTGCCCAGGAAGAGCCTCCCCGAGAGGAGGCGCCCCGGGAGGCGGGGGGCGCCCGGAAGCTGTACCGGTGTGACCAGTGTCCCCAGGTCTTCAGGTACCTCTGTCGGTTCCAGCTGCACCAGAGGAGACACAACAACGAGCGGCCCTTCGCTTGCGCCACGTGCGGCAAAGGCTTCTTCCAGGCCTCGGACCTGCGCGTGCACGAGCTGATCCACGCGAAGGAGAAGCCCTTCCGCTGCAGCCGCTGCGACCGCGCCTTCAGCCACCGCACCAACCTGCGGGCGCATGAGCGCATCCACACGGGCGCCAAGCCCTACGCGTGCGCTCAGTGCGGGAGGACCTACCGCCAGGCCTCCACCTACCACCGCCACCTGCGGATGCACCAGAGGAAGGCCTCCGAACCTGGGGCCTCCACGTCCGGGGGCTCCACATTCAGAGACTCTATGCCCAGGGACTCCATGCCCAGGGCCTCCACATCCAGGCCCTCCATGCCCGGAGCTTCCTCcctgtaatgtgtgtgtgtagatatatttattttatgttatttactttgttttatacttttgttgatttcagggaggaagggagagggagagaaacatcaatgacgagagagtcattgatcacctgcttcctgcatgccccccactggggatgaagcccacaaccccggaAATGTGCCCGAGAAAGTGGCTGACACGTTTCTAATGACCAatagttgttgaataaataaaaatgtattgtttatttcttaaaaaaaaaaaaaagtgggaaatgGTATTTCATGACCACAGTCTCAGTACTAGGGGTGTCCACTGCTACTTTTTGGTTGTAAGGAAATCTACTTTACTACACACACAACCTTCAGCAAGAAACCAAGTAGATGGCATCTTAAGgcccagctggtttgctctggTGTTCCTTCTGTCTAAGTCTTCctttctaaaatgatttttttgggggggggggggtatttctAGTTCTTTTCTGAGTTCTGTCACCTTACTGATAAGATTTTCTAATTCTGATTTATGTTGTCCTTTCACATCCTGCACAATTAAAAAACGTCTTTTAGGTCattttgaagtcaaaggctttgGTGTTGATCTGCTTGGAATAAATGTCTTGCTGGCACGCTATTACTCTTTGTTGGCATGCTATTTTGCTATTTTGCTCCCAGTTCTCCTTTTGTTTAAATTAACTCTCTATGGGATTTGTCCTTCAGATGTCTCTGTTGCTCATTTTTATGTGGAGTTAGTTTTGCTGAGCTCAGAGGTGATGTTCAGGAAGGCATTTCCAACCTCAGGAGCTGCCTCTCTTCTTGCTTTCCCGTGGTTTCCACAAATGTGGTGGCCTGCATGCCGAAGTTTCCAGCTCCATCTCCTTCTGCCACTTTGATCTGGAtcttctccttctttcctcttgATTGTCTGGACTGATCCTCCTCCATTTTGATCCTGCTCCAAGCGGTGTCTCCTCAGCAGGGGACTTGGGCCTGGAAGGGAGCCGGAACAGGTGGGTGTCGAGTTGGTCAGGCTGGAGTGCTCCGCCCCTCAGTCCTTCCTGAGGTGGCACTGGGCAAGACTCACTCCGGTTTCAGTCGCTCTGACCAAATTGTCCCTCCAAGTTCTGCAGTGAATACCTCCTGGTTATTTTGGGGTTCTCTTCTTAGGTCTATCAGACATACCCTTGCTTCTCTCTGCTGGTCAGTGGGTGGGTCTTCAAAGGCCAGCCTGGTTGGGGGGGCACCCAAGGGCATCCAATAACATGcaagtgccccccccccattcattTTGGTGTGGGCATTGCTATGTTGCCTAATTTTGTCTGTGGTTTGGCTTTTGCtaaatttatctgtttatttttatgtggGAATTGGGAGAGATTAAAAAATGATGCATTGCTACTACATGCCAAGCCAATCCactatttttcctctctctctctctctctctctctctctctctctctctctctctctctctctctctctctttttctctctttctctttctattgtTGGTAGTTGTCCTCCTTCACCCTATGTTTGATGCCAGGCCCCATTCTGGGCCACAGGGAAGATGAGATGAAATACTAAATGTGTGTGAAAGTGTGTAAGGTGCTTGGCCACCCTAGCTGCTCCTCCCTTCCGGTGCCCTGCAACCAAGCCTGACCTTCTCATTCAACTCCTGCAGGTTTGACTTCTGCTCCTTGTGCCTGACTCAGCGGATGGGACATGGAGTGGTGTAGGTCCCCAAACGAACTGCCTTGAGGCCGGGTGAAACCTCTGGACTTTATGCCCTTGCTTTGCCCGACTAGGCCCCTCTGGGCATTTCCTCCAAGGGCAGGTTTtggaaaagagaagggaaagaccTCGACACTTGCCACCGACCCTGCCACCCATTCCCTTCCACCTCTCGCACCCTCAGCTGTTGTCCAGGCGGCTGAGAAGCCGGCTGTGAGCCTGTCGCGCCATCTGCTGGCCATTTGTTTAATTGCAGAGGAGCAATACTAAGTGTGGTGGTGGGAGGTTCCTGCTCAGCGCCctctccgcccccgcccccgcccccgccccactcaCTCCCCAAGTGAATGAGGTGGGTAAATCCTTTCTTCTCCTAATTGAAAAaggtgtacagtggggccttgacttatgagtttaattcgtttcaagaccgagctcgttaaggagctcgttaactcaaattactctatcaactcaatgcaaaaaatcggccgagagacagctggtatctcaaaaaactcgttagtcgggacactcgtaagtcaaggccccactgtatttatgttTAAACAATgacaattttaagaaataaataaaagttattttcccTAAGGGGGCTGGGCTTGTGTGTCCTGCCCTTCCGGTTCCCGAAAAGGGGTCCAGAAGCCCTGGGTATTCACATAAAAGGGCAATAAGGGGAGAAGGAGCTCAGTTTCTGCAGCCAGAGAGACTGGGTTTGAATTGAATGCCCTTCACCACTCACAAGCTGGGAGGGGCGGACAAGTGAATTCACCTCTGTTTTTGAATCTGTATTTGCTAGAGGCGCCCTGTTGGTTCCCTACCCCCAAAGATGCTCATGTCCtgatccctggaacctgtgaatatgttggAAGATGTGATTAAGGTTACAGACTTTGAGATGGGGAGATGATCCTGGATTACCTCGGGGAGCCCAATCTAACCACAAATGCTTAAAGCTGAGAAGCCtttctggcttcggtcagagctcTGCATCGTTGccggctttgaagatggaggaaggggccacaagccaaggactgCGGGAAGCCTctgggaaaggcaaggaaatggttTCTCCTCAAGAGCCTCCAGGAGGAATGCCGCCCTGCTGACACTGAGATTCTAGCCGTGGGACCTCtgttggacttctgacctccggAACTGTAAGATAAGAAAGGTGTGTTGATTTAGTCACTACGTTTGTGGTAATTTGCTGCTGCAGTGGTAGGTCATGACTACACTGTGTGTTAACATGGGGGTAATAACAGTACCTGCTCTGTGGGTTGGTGGGAGCATGAAATGAGAAGTGCCTTGTCAAGTATAAAACAATTTACAGGTGTTAGGAGTCTCTTTTAGGAAGATCCACTTATTCTTTTACTTATTGCACAGttattttctgagcacctactatgagccaggcactgtgctcaatGCAAGGGTTCTAGGGGTGAACATGGCCCCTTCTTTTATGGGGCTTACAGGTAAGGAGGGTAGCAGGGCATTCAACGGTCACACATGTGCAGGTCACAGAAATATAACCGCTATGCGTGTGATGTGGAGCTGGGAACCTGCCAGGCCTCAGGCTTCGACCTTGGGCTTTGGGCAGTGTCTCTTGGTTATGGCTGGTTCTTGCCCACCTTCCCAGAAAGGCTGATCTGCCCTGGCCAAGGAGTGGGGTTGCCAAGGGCTGGAAGCCATGCCAGAAACAGCATCCTGGGGCTGTGGGATGGATCTTCGCTGGCCCAGATATCTGGGGTTTCACAGGGAACCCCCTGTGCTGATGCATGGGATGTAGGGGTCTGAGGCCAGGGCTGCCTGGAATGGTGggcagagaagaaggaaatgCTTGGAATGTGGCCACAGACcactgacctctgggcttccatCTACCTTTCCAGGTCGGTCTGGGCCTGACCCAGGACATGGCTTCAGAGAATGAAGCTGACCTGTGTTCAGAGTCTTATGGccacagaggggaagggacagaagCTGGGACCGGGAGCAGGCTGCTTTATTGGGTTCTGGAAGTCCTCTCTGTCTTGCAGACTGAGTCTCCTCCTGTCCTGGGTTTTGCAGGGCTGTCTGGTAGCCCCGCCCTGTGCCTCCTGTGTGATGGAACCAAtgggctctctgtgcctcagctgaCTGCAGGACCTTGTCTAGCTGGAGGGGTTTtctgattgggggagggggacccaGAAGGAATCGCAAAGCTGAGACAGGCCATGGAACTGCAAACAGGGATTTGGATGTAGCTCTGAGTCCTAGTAGACACCCAACCCAGTGAGTGACCAGGTCCAGAGTCATTGCTCTTCTGCCACCTGGTGGCACATTCTGGCATTGCTGCTGGATCAGATGCCCTGTCTTTTGCGGCTTcctgctcagctcagctcagctcagcgcCTGAGAGTGGACCAAGGAGAGTGCCCAGTGAATACACCTGGTAGAGAAAGTGGTAAGGCCTGGCTGTAGAGTCCATTTCACCTTTCACTATCCTAGCATTTCCCAGGCGGCACCATAGTTCTGAAAATCAGAGACAATTTCAGAAAAGGGAGTTGAGAACTGGGGAGTCACCCTtcactggacacacacacacacacacagacacacacacacagatcaccCTGGACCTCAGGGTCTGTGCCAATGGTATCTTCCTCTATTAACCTGGACTATGGATGGTGTTTACACATGCACCTGGAGCCAGGTGTGGGGCATCACACATGATGGGGATCGACAGGAAGCATGGTGCTGGCTACCTCAGGTTTTCTCACTAGCTCCTCACAGACTAGACAACATGAAAACACCTGAGTAGGAATGTAAGCCGCTCCTCCCAGGTGCCACCTGTCTCTAGGGATTGTACTTCTGCTGGTCACATGGTGCAACTTCTCCGGGTGGGGGGACCAGCCACAGAGCACTCAGCTGAAATTCTGAAACCAGGCTTGTAAAAGATAGTCCTATTTATGAAACATGTGATTTAAAATCCCCCATCGTTTAAAACTCGTTAAGTATGTGTCCTAAGAAGTTGTCTGTGATGGAAACATtataaaagaaaagggaagaaagaacaaGATCCACAGAAACGTGGGGGACattttggcaaatatgtttcaGAACCTTAGCTTGGCTTCAGTCAGGATAAATGAACTAGTACGCGAATTTGTTTCTGTAgacgtttttaaaaatagaaacgtatttctccccacccccaccaaaatgatgttaaaaatttaaaagactatGGGCACACACCCCAGGGGAATTAGGACATATGTACACCTTGAGATGCACATGCGTGGAGGATGTGGGCTGTAGCACTGCTTGTAGGAGGGGAAATTTGGAAACTACCCAAGCGTTGTCAGCAGGGGCATGGATAAATCCGTTACGCGTGTGTGGGAGATGTCCGTGGTGTGACGGTCTCCTTAGTTAAAACTAATGGTTCTAGGTCTTGACCTGAGGAACAATGTGGAGTGAGGAAGTGTGTAAAATGTGTAAAAGCACATATTCAGTATATTATTTATGGATTTATATCAGATACTTTTTCCATTTGCTAATGAATGCCTCTTTGCCCAGGTGAGAACCGGTCATCTTTCAGATCTCAGCTCAGTGCATCACTTTCCAGGCACCTTCATCTCCTGCCTCAGaaccccttcctttccttcctgtgtcTTGCCACTATGGCATGtttatttgtgtgattatttGATTATTGTCCATTTGGACAGGGACCCTGGCCACCTTGCTCACCACAGAGTCTCCAGCCCTTAGCCCAGCATCTAGGGCACAATGGGCGCCTAATGAATGAATCAGTGGTTTCCGTTCCCCCCTAGGCTGTAAGCCTCATGAGAAAGGCCCAcatgtctgttttctttctcacCAGACCCCTGAGGCTTAGCGATTAGGAGGGAAGGCTGTGTGGCTTCAGAGTCAAGTTCTGGCTCTgtcacttgctagctgtgtgcccttgggcaagtcacttgtgTGTGACCTTGTGTCTCTGCACCCCAGTGTCCTTATTTGTAAAAAGGATAATGATACTTTCGAGAGTATTGTTAGAATTCAGTGATGTAATATATGAAAACAACCCGTCAAAGTGCTTGGCATTAATTAGAACTTCCATCAACATGTCCAGAATGTCTAAAGGTATATAAATGCTGAGTCCCTATATTGTACACTCAAAACTAATGCTGTGTACCAACTATacttgaattaaaataaataagtgaataaataaataaatacccctACTGTGAGACGCACTTGGCTCCTGGGATGAGCTGAGCCATCTCCCACTTTGCCACCAGATGGCGGTGTGATCATTCGCAAGGCGATGCTTAGCCCATTAGCCCAATGAAATCACTTCAAAGTGATTTCCGGTCTTCTCCAGGCAGTTATCCTGCCTGTGGGTCTCCAAGTGGCCATTCGGCCTTTGCTTTAAACTTCCAGTGATGGGGAGCTCACTGTTCCCAGGCTGGAGACCCTGGCAGGGCTGATCTGAGAGCCCCCCATCCTCAGGGTGGGGCAGCCAGACCCTGGGGAGCCCAGATGGAAGTGGTGGACAGAAGAGGGTCAGGACTCGAGGGAGGCAGGGCGAGCCAGGCTGGACCTGGTGGAGTTTACAGTCCCTCTGGtggggtcctggctctgccatgtcCTTCGcgcatgaccttggacaagtcacttaacttcgCTGAGCCTCAGGGTCTTCACTATGAAATGGGTCTGACGGGTAGTCCTGGGCtctgccagctgtggggagggtggATGACTCAAACCTGCAGAGAGCCGCAGCCGGGCACACGGGAGGGCCTGGGAAGCGTCCGCCGGAGGAATCGTTATTGGTGTCATCACATGGCAGCTCCTTCCAGGCCCAGGGCCTGATCCTCGTGAGCCAGGGGCCTGGCGCCCGTGGGGGAGAAGAAGAGGCAAGTCAGAGCCCACACTCTGGCCCCGAATCGGGGCCTTAGCGCTGTGACTGCCCCAGACTTGGGATTTCAGACAAGCCGCTTGGcctttctgtgtttttcttctgCAAAAAGTCATGATTCATACCAACCTTGTGGTGTCCTTGTGGTTGGTAGACGAAGTAACAAGGCTGAGAACTTGGCACATGATGGGGCCTGTGTAAAAGCTCACTTCCTGTCCTCAAGGGGAATCCCAGGCCACAAacacccagggcccagcacacctggagCGTGGGCACCTCCCCTTCCCCGAGGAAGCGCGGACCCACCAGGCTGCAGGGTTCCAGCTTCGTCTgcttcctttctttgtttctctttgaaTTTTCTTTGAGGGACACGTTTCACAGTGTCCCGTGCACAGGGCTCCCTGTCGGATGTCCTGGTGTCCGGCAGAGGGCTACGTCTCGGTCTCTTGTCACTTAGGACAGTTGGAGGGTCAGTGGGTGGGTGTGAGGGTCCTGGGGCCTCCTCTCTGCACCCAAGGCCCCTGAGAAACCAGGTGGCAGGTGGGAGCTGAGGGCAGGGGGGCggctctgcccagcccagcctcctccgaagtgccttctctcctctcccacgCTGCTCTGCCCAGCGACCAGAAGAGGGGGCAGAGCTGTGGCCCTGTCCTGGGTGCTGGGactgggcaggtgggcagtgtGTGGTGCCCAGGGACCACAGGGAGGGCAGCTGGCCCTGAGAAGTGGCCTAGCAGGAGACATCATGCTCGCTGCCTCCTTCCACTAACTCCCCACCAGGGTCCTGGTGCTGGGAGCCAACTGGGAGGGTCACCCAACACATCCTGGCTGGATGCTTCCACACACATTGCCCCTGATGCCATCATCACAATGGCCTGGCCATTTCAGAGATGGGGACACCCAGCCTCAGCGACAGGACCACATGTGACCGGCCCAAGGTCCAGAGGCAAGAAGTGTCTGAGTCCCCTGGGCTGCCCAGGCCCATCCTGcgccctccccctgccttcccccccTTCCCGTCCTCCCTCCTCCAGCACTTAAATTTTAATGGCCCTTGATTGCACACCTCTTTTCAAGGAGAGACTAATCACTATGCATGAATTTGGGCTGTTCCGGCATAAATGAGCCAATGGGGCCTGCGGGTGGGTAGCCTCATGAGCCAGGAGCAGGCAGTGGGCATGCCCCTTTGGGCCACAGAGAGCCGGGAGCAACTTCTTGTCAGCTGTTTGT is a window of Myotis daubentonii chromosome 8, mMyoDau2.1, whole genome shotgun sequence DNA encoding:
- the LOC132239091 gene encoding zinc finger and SCAN domain-containing protein 4-like is translated as MASQDEPARNSPRAGNFTLRSRGGPVNQEGEEVEEVGFPSPALISLNSGSHGHGMVELRGIFWSFCSWLQPDKHSKQEMIYQLLVEQFLLNRPSSERAAWQEKWESSGRDMEAFIEHLGDEDLRSPSMVHVSMGEQEALFSENMPIGQVLAHLQEQRSAAAARGTPSPTPPETPRPAAPGDADEDGNNLSSPDHQPRFMLVPEEESPQGPAESKVSGESPRSSGSASPGAPTAQEEPPREEAPREAGGARKLYRCDQCPQVFRYLCRFQLHQRRHNNERPFACATCGKGFFQASDLRVHELIHAKEKPFRCSRCDRAFSHRTNLRAHERIHTGAKPYACAQCGRTYRQASTYHRHLRMHQRKASEPGASTSGGSTFRDSMPRDSMPRASTSRPSMPGASSL